In Mytilus trossulus isolate FHL-02 chromosome 14, PNRI_Mtr1.1.1.hap1, whole genome shotgun sequence, a genomic segment contains:
- the LOC134696045 gene encoding uncharacterized protein LOC134696045: protein MKNTICNTSMFICMVLINIAFTKRITLQGLNKRSRTNHEVRDLSNASDGKGVMVTPGKPLTINFCLRVQSKVHLNNLRFSNFNTSALFRVSLDHGKWMGTYFAPPGDSYNKFINTGLFPKQHEFESGWHVLKINVSETSSPIALDQIEFDVFDDYITENILNCETICIPDGNFPVKNLQLTARATMGTILQRSEPTKCAEVDNINIALFHPYISEFSITASLPQYQSFSNRKDEDLSNCPHLSHIVWTFNHFRPQPGMQVLRDKDSSLLVTNGNGQERKGKHIVVLFYLEGLSKGSIDSRIGSHLFLRFKSLNSRTLVNLKYREANGSMTESVEKVYDSSALEHMWEIPDFTWREHVENYLILSVESQSNEDFEIDELRMEKRPMVADTVETIYRSDDVIIEAVFVEFWWLAPESMTVTLTNGKKTKNVAYIRFYRPLPWNGGYAQVFVLYQDGNIRLLPVAPEGVDWIPFGTSVIVGQPRTDSNRPYVNIQEVVIDPERWQMGLLYKDGSSCRMKINCTYSETQLFVNDLYFTKDAFTNPFLTIRSMFVSEGNNDVDSIKIDNKHSRHIMDNFGSIQGRSFSFFRRCISKHLTLSPDIQVDIARTSFRPTFVPLAHRHFARQVRRMMERSQIKTTKSDFQTWL from the coding sequence ATGAAGAACACGATATGTAACACGTCTATGTTCATTTGTATGGTTTTGATAAACATCGCGTTTACAAAACGAATAACTTTACAAGGACTTAATAAACGATCAAGGACGAACCATGAAGTGCGAGATCTCTCAAACGCATCTGATGGGAAGGGTGTCATGGTAACGCCCGGAAAACCTCTTACTATCAACTTTTGTCTCAGAGTACAGTCAAAAGTGCATTTAAACAATCTaagattttccaattttaacACCAGTGCGTTATTCAGAGTTTCATTAGATCATGGTAAATGGATGGGAACATATTTTGCACCTCCAGGTGATAGttataataaattcataaacaCGGGTCTGTTTCCAAAACAGCATGAATTTGAATCCGGATGGCATGTTTTGAAAATCAACGTGAGTGAAACATCCTCTCCTATAGCTCTTGATCAAATAGAATTTGATGTCTTTGACGATTACATAacagaaaacattttaaactgtgAAACCATATGTATACCGGATGGTAACTTTCCCGTAAAAAACTTACAATTAACAGCACGAGCAACCATGGGGACTATTTTACAACGCTCAGAACCAACTAAATGCGCAGAAGTTGATAACATAAATATTGCGCTATTTCATCCTTACATCAGCGAGTTTTCAATAACTGCATCCTTGCCTCAGTATCAATCATTCTCGAACAGAAAAGACGAAGATCTATCCAACTGTCCGCATCTATCACACATTGTGTGGACGTTCAATCATTTTCGTCCACAGCCAGGTATGCAGGTATTACGAGACAAGGACTCTTCTCTACTTGTAACTAATGGAAACGGCCAAGAACGAAAAGGAAAACacattgttgtattattttatctAGAAGGTTTAAGCAAAGGAAGTATCGATTCTAGAATTGGATCGCATTTATTTCTGCGTTTTAAATCGCTAAATTCACGTACATTAGTAAATTTGAAATACAGAGAGGCCAATGGTAGCATGACTGAATCAGTAGAAAAAGTTTATGACTCGTCTGCCTTAGAGCATATGTGGGAAATTCCAGATTTTACATGGAGGGAGCATGTCGAAAATTATCTCATTTTATCTGTAGAAAGTCAATCAAATGAAGACTTTGAAATAGATGAATTGCGCATGGAAAAAAGGCCTATGGTAGCGGACACTGTAGAAACAATTTACAGAAGTGATGATGTTATTATAGAAGCTGTGTTTGTGGAATTCTGGTGGTTAGCTCCGGAAAGTATGACTGTAACACTAACAAATggtaaaaaaacgaaaaatgtaGCATATATACGTTTTTATCGACCATTGCCTTGGAATGGCGGTTATGCACAGGTGTTTGTTTTATACCAAGACGGGAATATTCGTTTGCTACCAGTCGCACCCGAAGGCGTTGACTGGATACCATTCGGAACATCTGTAATTGTTGGTCAACCGCGCACAGATTCGAATAGACCATATGTTAACATACAAGAAGTGGTCATTGACCCAGAACGTTGGCAAATGGGTCTTTTGTACAAAGACGGGTCTTCTTGTCGCATGAAAATTAACTGCACTTATTCAGAAACACAATTATTTGTAAACGATTTGTACTTTACAAAAGATGCTTTTACAAATCCTTTTCTGACAATACGATCCATGTTTGTATCTGAAGGCAATAATGACGTTGACAGCATTAAGATTGACAATAAACATTCAAGACATATAATGGACAATTTTGGTTCAATACAAGGGAGATCATTTTCGTTTTTTAGACGGTGTATATCTAAACATTTAACACTTAGTCCCGATATTCAAGTTGATATTGCAAGAACATCTTTTAGACCCACATTTGTACCTCTTGCACATAGACATTTTGCTCGGCAAGTTCGTAGAATGATGGAAAGATCTCAGATAAAGACGACGAAAtctgattttcaaacatggttGTAA